The nucleotide sequence aaaatggtagtagacgacagataaatgtggtagacagaaattccgtctaccgaatggtgtaaaaagacaattttttttaaaaaagtgtattttgtttgaagccttaaaaaaagtgtattttgaacaatttcccTAATATCAAGTCATCAAGGCATAAGAAACATTACAATGTCCAAATAGACGAAAGATTTGATAACTTGATTAGTTTTGGCCCATTGGCGACCTTGCTAGAGTGATGGTGGAAATTAAGGAAACATCTATAATTTTTTTGGTTTATCGGTTATTGAAGCTAGCATTGGTTTTGTCCGTTACAACCGCAACGGTTGAAAGATGATTTTCGGCGATTAAAAATTCGTAAAGTCGAATTTGGAAATCGTATTCACAAAGAGTTCTTGAATGCTTGTGTAATTTGTGCGGTTGAAAGAGAAGCACTCGCGAATGTTAACGAAGAAGATGTAATTCAATGTTTATAAAAGATGTGTTtccgtaaataaataaaaaattgtagTTTTTGATAGTTTTTGGGTAGTTTTTTTGTGTAGTTTTTTTATTAGATTTTGTGGAGTAGTTCTTGTATAGTTTTGCGGCTGTTGGGTTATTTTGCTACTATTTTATGTTGTTTTGTGCATTTTGTTGCCGTATTTAAGCTGTTTTTTATTTAGATTTTAACAGCGAAGTTGGCATTTTCCATACACCACTAAATTAATTTTCTGGACCAATTTACCCTTAGTTAAAATTAATTAATGTTAATCCACATTTGTTTTACTGTGTCAACTACTTCTTCTGATCTAGTATAGTATTTTCATGTTATACACCTTTTACTAATAAACTTGAAGATTCAATTGAAATTTGTATTTGTGATATAAATTAAATCACCACATAAAACTATTAAACATGCCGTATAAGGATTATTAAGCATCCAGATGATAAAATCTGTGATTATGCATCCAGATCTTATAATAGAAGCATGAACACATAATAATCATGTTCTATCATGAAACAAAAATCAAACATGTTGATGTAGAGTTAGATAccctattaaattaatattaatatttgatttaattaaaaaaaacaaaaaaataattaattaaatcacTAAAAAGCTACAAGGGTAAAATTAATTTACCCAGTGGAGAGTATTACTCGGTATTACCAAAACTCGAATGACTTTTGTTGATTCCCGTTGCTTTTACAAAATCATGAATTGAGATATTGTATTATTATGTCTAAATACTTGTAAATTAATTGGCCCAATTGTTCAACACTCACATAATTTACAAGCAACCCATTATCATtttaaaaaataatttgttttacattattattaattataaattataaatataatatctgTTTATCGAGTAAGTCACATTTATCTTAAAATTCTGATTTCGTCTCTGGGCATTGTCTTTTTAGTTGTACTAGCACAAATGCCCGTAAGAAAGCTCCCAGGCGTCCTGGTGTTGTTGAGGCACATCATATACGAACGCCccttaacaatgaactacaaaagATCTGACATATATAAATAACATGTGCAAATagtaaagattaaaaataatatataaataacatcTATAAATCTATAAATGTGTCGATAGTAAAGATAAAATTATCATCTTACAAATGAagtatatagataaaaaaaatatgATCATAAAATCAAAGATACTGCATTGTTTCGAGTTGTTCATCCAACACTATAGTTGTTAGAAAACAAAAAACGTGCACCTCGTTTTCAAACCAATGGGTGGAAGATGGAGGTTTAGTTGTGCCTAATTTTATCATATCAATTCAATTTCAATACCAAAACAAAGTTATAATTCGCTCACTATTTACCTGTTTTAgtcaataaataaaatataaatataaatataaatattaaatatgacTTACAAATTACAGAGTATGTGTTACCTAACAAATGAAATATTGATTTAATTGGTGAGTTCCAGAAAAGTTCGAGCTTTTTTTTTACATAAACAATACTCTATTTTTAGATATTTTCAAGAAATCTCATGTTCAAATTTGATTGTAGTAATACTTAGCTCGAACATAAAAAACCTGGTAACTTTTACAGCACTTAATGTCATGATTAGAAGACCGGACAAGGCACTATCATTGGACAAACATTCTTCAAACATTTGTCTTGCTTCATTGTAGTAACCTCCCACTAAAGGACTGATCATTATATTTCACTATTCAAGTCTAGTTATGCCTCAAGTTAAATACATAACatgatatataattttaattaattaataaatatatttgcaTAACTACAAAATCCAATAAATAtgagataatattaaaaataaacattTGTATACTAGTGCATACTCGCATACTGAATACTAAACAATGAAGTTCATTAGGCATATAAAGTTGGGTGAACAATGTCACATACTCTTGTCTCATACATAGTAATCCTTGCCTTTAAGGTTTACTTGTACTTTTTAAATAAACAGTCTTTTATATGTGTAATAAATCCTTCTTAATACCTTCATATACTGTACTATTTTTTCCTACCTTCCACCCTTTGCTGCAGCTACACATACAGTTTGTTCAAAAACTTGAGCTAAAACTTAATCTCACCTTATTGAATATATCTAATCTAACTATCTTCGTGTGACGACTAGTAGTTGGGGTCTACAGGAACGTACGTTGTAAAAAAGCATGATGTAACAATTAACATGACTAAACTCTTCAGATGTTTCCCATCATATTTTTATGAGGGTAAGTAGAACATTTGAAGGACTTGTTTGTATTCTTGCACAAAAAACCTTGTCCTTTACTATATTACCCTGTATGCAAGCTTGACTAGTAAATGGACTGAGGTTAatcatggatatatatatatatatatatatatatatatatatatatatatatatatatatatatatatatatatatatatatatatatatatatatatatgctcaatTTTTCTAACTTAAATCTATTTAAAAAGGATTAAAAGTGCGAAAAGAAGCGGTAGATTAATCACCTAGAGCTATCTACATCATAAAATTCCAGTCTTTgcataaaaaaatatttataatgaCACCATTTTAAACTATTGAAGATAAGAATTATATCATTAAACATATTATTTTTTATCTTAGTATCGTCATTATTTCAACTAACCTCTTAATCAAACATAATTCCAACCTAACCATTTGGTGGCATATTGTTGTTTGCCCTATTATGAGGAAAACAAAAATGGTTGTTTCTAGTAAGAACAACATTGTTCCAAACAGGTCTTTAATAATATATACAGTAAAGGTGAGAATGTTTCTAGCATGAGACAGATGAAAAATGGTTAAGGGAAATAAGTACAACTTGATAATAAGCTATCAATAGCAGTATTTTACATTTAAATTTAATAATGAATGCATATAGATAATGTATTTCTTACTGAATGGGGAAAATACATGTGAGCGCAAGGCATAAAGATGATGGGTCAGGTGgtgtgggtaacgggtcaaaacaggAATTTTCAATGCTGTAACGATCGGGTCGGGTGAGGTTGACCTAATGCCCATATATATGTTTTATCGGGTAATGGGTCAACCAGATTAATGATATAGCCTCCTACATGACCTGACACATGTTATAAATTCATGgtattttatgaaaatttaaaataaGAAGATAAATCATTTTCTCAAACAGATATTACAttatttaagaaaaaaaaaaacaaattttttaAATATTGGGAATGGATGAAAGTTTTTATACTTGACCTCTTTGACCCGCCACAAATCACCATAACCCAAATCGACCCTTTCAAaagtaaatgggtcgaaactgcctCCCTTTAATTAGTACTACAGCAGATCTCAGATAACTGCTGATTACTTATATCCCATAAAAACAAGCCAAATTACATAAAGCCAAATCATAAATTAATCAATTTATAAGTTTTGGGAACCATATATATATCAGCCCATTGTTTTATTTATATAGGCATATGTCACTGGTCCTAAGTGGTCTCTAGTAGAACATAATTCAGATATCTACCTAGAGTCCATCTACAAAATCACTCAGTGCAGCAAACATATGTAATCATTCACGCGTTTCATATAAGaagatatataaaaaataaatcctGAATGAAAGAAATCAACAGGGGAGCGTGGACAGCAGAAGAAGACGAAAAGCTAGCGGAAGCTATAGAAATACACGGTCCTAAAAAATGGACAGTTATTGCTACAAAAGCAGGTATGATTATGAAACTACAAATTATACGAGTAATAAGTTACACGTCATCAAATTGAATTATCAGGTTTCCAGGTTTGCAGAGGTGTGGAAAGAGTTGTAGGCTAAGATGGCTTAATTATTTGAGACCGAATATCAAACGAGGAAATATATCAGATCAAGAAGAGGACTTGATTATTAGGCTTCATAAACTTTTAGGAAACAGGTTACCATGTTTTCTATCACTCTcatcattttcttttttttttttttttttttttgtaattttaacaACGGCAAGATGCGTACTATTATACGTTAGATCGCGCACGGTTCATACCTCCAAGTTTATGTTTCATGAACCGTGAGCAGTCCAACGTGTAACTGTACGCCATATGCCTACAGATAGCAGCACAAatcttttctttttaacaaacattaAATGATGATGTAGTTTATCAATATTATACTTGATcgatgtatatttttatttttttagcaaATAACTTAATAACACTATAACTGATCTAAAGATCGAACAATTCAATAGAGACAATCAATCCAAAAGGAGGTAAATTAAACAAAACGGTCTCACCAACAGTGTGAAAGCACATTTAACTAGGAAGTAAACAAAGGCTAAACCTATAACAAATGAAAACGAAATACCAACTatactaaaaataaaaacaaagaaacaaaACAGCCCGATAATGAATATGTTGATCGATGGCTATTGTTCTCTGAATATGTTTATACATTAATTATTAGGTGGTCACTGATTGCGGGAAGATTACCAGGGCGAACCGATAATGAGATCAAGAACTATTGGAATACTCATTTAAGTAAAAAGAAGGAAATTAAGGAAAAACAACCCGATCACTATTTAATAAGAAGCTGCTCGAAGTTGGCTGAGGTGGACAAGGAGACGAAAGAAGAGGATGAAACTGGTGTAGAGAAACATGGAGTTGAATCTTCAAAGTTCAGTTTCAATGTTGACGAGTTTTTTGATTTCTCGAATGAAGACCCGATGACTCTGGATTGGGTTAACAGGTACATTGCTAGTACCAGTGGTGTATTTCTGTAGTGCGATTAAAACTCAGTTTGCATCATTTAGTTAAGGTGTTCAACGGATTTCAGACTATACGTTGCAATTAAAAATGTGGTAAAATAAAAATAATTGCTTGCGTATTCCagatttcgaagttgttttgatGCTTCTATTTGTGTTCAAATGTTATCGGAAATGGTTATGTCCAACCGGTGTCATACGGTCTATGTATATGAATAAATTCAACTTTAACTAATCATCGCCTTAACTAATTTTCATTGATTCAATTGGTATAGGTACTGTAAGCACAGACATTGGCAATTTTTGGAGATCAAAACATGTTAACCCTTCCTTCTAAAGATATAATATGCCCTAAATTGGTGTGAGAAGCAATTAAGCCAACTTTAACTACCCCAATAAAGTAAGATAGTTGCAATTCGACAAACTCAACCTTAGGGTTACAATTGGACAAGTAGTATTGTTAGATAGTTGCATATAATGCGAAGCAATTAGTAAATTGATGATTAGCTAAATCAAAGATAACTACAATAATAGTACAACAGACTTTAAAGTGAAAACGGATAGCAAGAATTATACCTTTGATGTAATCAAAGAATTACGTCGAAACCATGAGTATGATAGCATAGAAAAAGTTTGCTTTTTCATCCTTAATT is from Rutidosis leptorrhynchoides isolate AG116_Rl617_1_P2 chromosome 10, CSIRO_AGI_Rlap_v1, whole genome shotgun sequence and encodes:
- the LOC139872824 gene encoding transcription factor MYB114-like — encoded protein: MKEINRGAWTAEEDEKLAEAIEIHGPKKWTVIATKAGLQRCGKSCRLRWLNYLRPNIKRGNISDQEEDLIIRLHKLLGNRWSLIAGRLPGRTDNEIKNYWNTHLSKKKEIKEKQPDHYLIRSCSKLAEVDKETKEEDETGVEKHGVESSKFSFNVDEFFDFSNEDPMTLDWVNRYIASTSGVFL